In the Ipomoea triloba cultivar NCNSP0323 chromosome 6, ASM357664v1 genome, one interval contains:
- the LOC116022399 gene encoding mitochondrial uncoupling protein 5-like, protein MGLKGFAEGGVASIVAGCSTHPLDLIKVRMQLQGESSLPKFNPNPQFSSQLRPALAFHGNPSMTVNAGLNVDPFPQPRAPVRVGPISVGVRIFQTEGVSALFSGVSATMLRQAMYSTTRMGLYDVFKQKWANPETGNLSLGRKLVAGLLAGGVGAAVGNPADLAMVRMQADGRLPASQRRNYKGVVDAIVKMSKQEGVASLWRGSGLTVNRAMIVTASQLASYDEIKEAILERGVMSDGLGTHVTASFAAGFVAAVASNPVDVIKTRVMNMKVEPGVAPPYSGALDCAVKTIRSEGPMALYKGFIPTISRQGPFTVVLFVTLEQVRKLLKDF, encoded by the coding sequence ATGGGTTTGAAAGGTTTTGCTGAAGGTGGAGTGGCTTCCATTGTAGCTGGTTGTTCTACCCACCCTCTAGACCTCATCAAGGTCCGTATGCAGCTTCAAGGTGAATCTTCTCTACCCAAATTCAACCCCAACCCGCAATTTTCTTCTCAGCTCCGGCCCGCGTTAGCCTTCCACGGTAATCCATCGATGACTGTTAATGCGGGCTTGAATGTTGACCCGTTCCCACAACCCAGAGCACCCGTCAGGGTGGGACCCATTTCTGTGGGGGTGCGGATTTTCCAGACGGAGGGTGTTTCCGCTTTGTTCTCCGGCGTCTCCGCCACGATGCTCCGGCAGGCGATGTATTCAACCACTAGGATGGGGCTATATGACGTGTTTAAGCAAAAATGGGCCAACCCCGAAACAGGAAACTTGTCTCTCGGCCGGAAATTGGTTGCCGGCTTGTTGGCCGGCGGTGTAGGGGCGGCGGTTGGGAACCCGGCGGACTTGGCCATGGTGCGCATGCAAGCCGACGGGCGGCTCCCGGCTTCACAGAGGCGGAACTACAAGGGCGTTGTGGACGCGATCGTGAAAATGTCGAAGCAGGAAGGGGTTGCTAGCTTGTGGCGCGGCTCAGGGCTTACGGTGAACCGCGCGATGATCGTTACGGCGTCGCAGCTGGCCTCCTATGATGAAATCAAGGAGGCGATCTTGGAGCGTGGGGTGATGAGTGATGGGCTCGGGACCCACGTTACGGCGAGCTTTGCGGCGGGGTTCGTGGCGGCGGTGGCGTCGAACCCGGTGGATGTGATAAAGACCCGGGTGATGAATATGAAGGTGGAGCCAGGGGTGGCGCCGCCGTACTCCGGTGCATTGGATTGTGCCGTCAAGACTATTAGATCGGAAGGGCCGATGGCTCTCTACAAAGGCTTCATTCCCACAATTTCTAGGCAGGGACCTTTTACCGTGGTCCTCTTCGTGACACTAGAACAAGTTAGAAAGCTCCTCAAAGATTTCTAA
- the LOC116023794 gene encoding ATPase family AAA domain-containing protein At1g05910 codes for MSGMYPKRSSQADEDDPRPVRTSDRLRRRPKPYGNGRPFLYYMETRRGKSGKTKRKTAASHIAKMLGNRPVRKATTNSVATTLRRSTRKRRMSVNLEDYTDSTGSEDNDLMSPKYGSSRNRIDNNSATQDEMTPRRAGLRPRRAGLRPNRSRAVAKKKLKLESDDEQDTSEEKVDQDEPANGNDIEDNDAEDEGGGDGDGEEDGEDEGEEDGDDEEEGEEQEGKRRYDLRNRTDVRRSIDGSKQRKRSPRRVLQQGIGTKVNRDVRKGGPRVHKRHRMPQADDSDDSLLVDELDQGPHVPWGRTGGKSGPPWLLGGLDMHGTTWGLNLAASGWGHQSDTLTSLSSGIQTAGPSSKGGADIQPLQVDESVSFDDIGGLSEYIDALKEMVFFPLLYPDFFASYNITPPRGVLLCGPPGTGKTLIARALACAASKAGQKVSFYMRKGADVLSKWVGEAERQLKLLFEEAQKNQPSIIFFDEIDGLAPVRSSKQEQIHNSIVSTLLALMDGLDSRGQVVLIGATNRVDAIDGALRRPGRFDREFNFPLPGLEARSEILDIHTRKWKQPPSKELKMELAASCVGYCGADLKALCTEAAIRAFREKYPQVYTSDDKFLIDVDSVEVEKYHFMEAMTTITPAAHRGSIVHSRPLSPVVAPILQGHLRKAMDIISDIFPLSVSSELTRLSMLSYGSAIPLVYRPRLLLCGGEGVGLDHIGPAILHELEKFPVHSLGLASLLSDPGAKTPEEALVHIFSEARRTTPSILYLPQFHLWWENAQEQLKAVLLTLLEELPSDLPILLFGTSSVPLSELEDNCPSVFQHHNVLCVDKLSDEDRSMFFDRLTEAALSIQLEGEIKKSNKSESLPELPKAPKVDTGPKASELKSKAEAQGHALRRMRMCLRDVCNRILYDKRFSVFHFPVMDEDAPNYRSIIQNPMDMATLLQCVDSGKYITCKAFLEDFDLILANAKKYNGNDYNGARIVSRAYELRDAVHGMLSQMDPALVAFCEKIAAEGGPMSVPDEYGSSIVPQSPVLTAVTRVSARLRNVQPEVNLDQSYEALKRPKKHADMAHTASTSEEGLQPLESLEPKSSQEPEAGADQNRLESMVADDQHENSLDTSGCTFQDAAMSDEEVSSKLKSIKKHFMERTKDYGVPQLERLYTRLMKGVLETKNALNGGQDLKPAILSFLLKFADDESNFFM; via the exons ATGAGCGGAATGTATCCAAAACGCTCTAGCCAAGCAGACGAAGATGACCCTAGGCCAGTTCGTACAAGTGACAGGCTCAGGAGAAGACCAAAACCATATGGCAATGGTCGTCCATTTCTGTATTATATGGAGACCCGAAGAGGAAAATCCGGAAAGACCAAAAGGAAGACGGCAGCTTCTCATATTGCAAAGATGTTGGGTAATCGACCAGTGCGAAAAGCAACAACAAAT TCAGTTGCGACCACTCTTCGTCGCTCTACTAGAAAGAGGAGGATGTCTGTAAATCTTGAAGATTACACAGATAGTACTGGATCAGAGGACAATGACCTAATG AGCCCAAAATATGGGAGTTCCAGGAACCGAATTGATAATAACAGTGCAACTCAAGATGAAATGACACCTCGACGTGCAGGTCTGCGTCCTCGCCGTGCAGGATTACGACCTAATCGTTCAAGAGCAgttgccaaaaaaaaattgaaattagagTCTGATGATGAACAGGACACTTCTGAGGAGAAGGTTGACCAAGATGAGCCGGCAAATGGCAATGATATAGAGGATAATGATGCTGAGGATGAGGGTGGTGGTGACGgtgatggagaagaagatggTGAAGATGAAGGGGAGGaagatggtgatgatgaagagGAGGGTGAAGAACAGGAGGGTAAAAGGCGGTATGACCTCCGTAATCGCACTGATGTTCGGAGATCCATTGACGGGAGTAAACAAAGGAAAAGATCTCCTCGTCGAGTACTCCAACAAGGAATAGGAACAAAGGTGAACAGAGATGTCAGAAAAGGAGGACCTCGTGTTCATAAACGTCACAGAATGCCACAAGCTGATGACTCGGATGATTCTCTTCTTGTAGATGAGTTGGACCAAGGTCCTCATGTTCCTTGGGGTAGAACAGGGGGCAAATCTGGCCCACCTTGGCTTTTAGGGGGACTAGACATGCATGGGACAACATGGGGATTAAATCTTGCTGCATCTGGTTGGGGTCACCAAAGTGACACCTTGACTAGTTTGAGTTCTGGAATTCAAACTGCTGGGCCAAGCTCCAAGGGTGGTGCTGATATTCAACCATTACAAGTTGATGAAAGTGTAAGCTTTGATGACATAGGTGGGCTTTCTGAATATATTGATGCACTGAAAGAGATGGTGTTCTTTCCCCTATTATATCCTGACTTTTTTGCCAGTTACAACATCACCCCTCCACGGGGAGTTCTGCTATGTGGTCCTCCGGGCACAGGTAAAACACTGATTGCTAGAGCATTAGCGTGTGCTGCTTCAAAGGCTGGGCAGAAAGTCAGCTTTTATATGAGAAAGGGCGCTGATGTTCTTAGCAAATGGGTTGGCGAGGCTGAAAGACAACTGAAGTTGTTATTTGAAGAAGCTCAAAAGAATCAGCCTTCTATCATCTTCTTTGATGAGATAGATGGACTTGCTCCTGTAAGGTCTAGCAAGCAAGAGCAGATTCATAATTCAATTGTGTCAACTTTACTTGCTCTGATGGATGGACTTGACTCACGGGGCCAAGTAGTCTTGATTGGAGCTACCAATAGGGTTGATGCAATTGATGGAGCCTTGCGCCGCCCTGGAAGATTTGATCGTGAATTTAATTTTCCTTTGCCTGGCCTCGAGGCGCGCTCTGAAATATTAGATATTCACACCCGTAAGTGGAAACAACCTCCTTCAAAAGAGCTTAAAATGGAGCTAGCAGCTAGTTGTGTGGGATATTGTGGTGCTGACCTAAAGGCATTGTGCACAGAGGCTGCTATTCGTGCTTTTCGCGAAAAGTATCCTCAAGTGTACACTAGTGACGACAAGTTTTTGATAGATGTTGACTCAGTTGAGGTGGAAAAGTATCATTTCATGGAGGCCATGACAACTATTACTCCTGCTGCTCACAGAGGTTCCATTGTACATTCTAGACCGTTATCACCAGTTGTTGCACCAATTTTACAAGGGCATCTTCGCAAAGCTATGGACATTATTTCAGATATTTTCCCTCTTTCAGTTTCTTCAGAATTGACAAGGCTTTCCATGCTTTCTTATGGCTCTGCAATTCCTCTGGTGTACAGGCCTCGGCTTTTGCTATGTGGCGGTGAAGGAGTTGGACTG GATCATATAGGGCCTGCAATTTTACATGAGTTGGAAAAGTTTCCTGTTCATTCACTTGGACTTGCCTCTCTTCTTTCTGACCCTGGTGCCAAAACACCAGAGGAGGCATTGGTGCACATATTTAGTGAGGCAAGGAGAACAACTCCATCAATACTCTATTTACCACAATTTCATCTTTGGTGGGAAAAC GCACAAGAACAGCTCAAGGCTGTTTTGCTTACCCTGCTTGAGGAACTGCCATCTGACTTGcccatattattatttggaaCATCCTCAGTGCCACTCTCTGAGCTAGAAGATAATTGCCCTTCAGTATTTCAACACCATAAtgt TTTGTGTGTAGACAAACTGTCAGATGAAGATAGATCTATGTTCTTTGATCGTTTGACTGAAGCTGCTTTATCAATTCAACTTGAGGGTGAGATAAAGAAGTCCAACAAATCAGAGTCTCTTCCTGAACTTCCAAAGGCGCCAAAAGTGGATACTGGACCGAAGGCTTCTGAGTTAAAATCCAAAGCTGAAGCTCAGGGACATGCTCTTCGCCGAATGCGTATGTGCTTACGTGATGTTTGTAACCG TATTTTATATGATAAACGCTTTAGCGTCTTTCACTTTCCTGTAATGGATGAGGACGCACCAAACTATCGTTCAATCATCCAGAACCCCATGGACATGGCAACTCTGCTGCAGTGTGTTGACAGTGGCAAGTATATCACATGCAAAGCATTTTTAGAGGATTTTGATCTGATTCTGGCAAATGCAAAG AAATATAATGGCAATGATTACAATGGAGCAAGGATTGTCAGTAGAGCTTATGAGCTGCGCGATGCT GTGCACGGCATGCTGTCCCAGATGGATCCTGCTCTTGTTGCATTCTGTGAGAAGATTGCTGCTGAAGGGGGTCCAATGTCTGTGCCTGATGAATATGGGAGCTCCATAGTGCCACAGTCTCCTGTTCTGACAGCTGTCACTAGGGTAAGTGCACGTCTTAGGAATGTCCAGCCAGAAGTTAACCTAGATCAGAGTTACGAAGCTCTGAAAAGACCAAAGAAGCATGCTGACATGGCACACACAG CTTCAACATCAGAAGAGGGATTGCAACCCCTAGAATCATTAGAACCGAAGTCATCACAGGAACCTGAAGCTGGTGCAGATCAAAACAGGCTGGAAAGCATGGTTGCCGACGATCAACATGAAAACTCCCTTGATACAAGTGGGTGTACATTCCAAGATGCTGCAATGTCAGATGAAGAGGTTTCCAGTAAACTCAAATCCATCAAGAAACATTTCATGGAGCGGACAAAAGATTATGGAGTTCCTCAGCTAGAAAGATTATACACTCGCCTCATGAAAGGTGTGTTAGAAACAAAAAACGCTCTAAATGGTGGCCAAGATCTTAAGCCTGCGATTTTGAGCTTTTTGTTAAAATTTGCAGATGACGAGTCGAATTTTTTCATGTAA